Below is a window of Ptychodera flava strain L36383 unplaced genomic scaffold, AS_Pfla_20210202 Scaffold_40__1_contigs__length_1388640_pilon, whole genome shotgun sequence DNA.
GTTACCAAGGCAATGACCACACTTGTAGAAGTCATTATTGTAACATATTTCCATGCCATCTTCATCTACAGATGCAGCAGCAGAGACAACTCAACAAAAGGGTCCAAGTCAGCATGTCATGAGCGGAGTTGAAAAACGGACAGGTATGGGcatcaatatttatttttttctccctTTCTAATGTCTGAATCtgtaatttaattaaaaattgTTGCGAAGCTGTGTAGTAGAGCAATGAAGACAGTAGTTTAGGAGTACAATGAAGACAATACTGTGTGGAAATAATGAACAttgtaaattatgattttttggggttttttaatGCAATAGTTTATTACTACCCTTAGCCTGCAAGTCAACAATGGATGTCCCAGTGAGTTGGTGTACATAAGTGCTTGTACTACATTAACCAAACgcaacattttcaaagaaaatttattttgcataatgGGAATTTTGACGTGTCCTACTTGTGGATGATATTTTTTGTAACCAAGATGTCAAATGAGATACAGCCAATTGGGCTATATGTATTGTTATATCAAAAGGAAATCCATTTCAGTTGCTTGTAATAATAAGTGCATGGAAGGTAAAATAATGgcattttatattttactttttgtcaAATGTGTAGACATCACAGAGATTCTTTTCTCCAttattttttaactttcatatatttattgttttgattGTTCTAATTCAGCACTCAGAAAACAGAGGAAAATAGAGAAAGATGGCAAGTTTCAGAAAGGCCTAGAGTCCGCATTGGAAAAATACTTCACCTTTGAACAAAAGAGAGAAAGAAGAATTGAAGAGGCAGAGAGAGAAAGGCAGATGCGTCTTGAGCAAAGGCAAATAGAACTGCTACAAAAACAACTTGAGTTGGAAGAAAGAAAGCAAGCTCTTGAACAAAGACGACTGCATATGGAACAACAGCAACGAGAACAGGACAAGATGATGTATGAaagtattttttctttcatgatgCAGATGAGAAGGCAGTCAACACCTGAGACACCAAGACCCACCAACTTACCAATGCCGAATCATCACCAGCAAATGCAGGGGCAAAACCTTGGTAGTGCAGCATCAACTTCTCAGCGAGACCATTCCATGTTTTCAGGAAGTAACAGTCGGGTACTACCACCTAATTTGCTCTCTCATTCATTACACTTGGCCAATGAATTTGAATCATATTGATACCAACATTTTTTGTTGcaatttgtatcattttttcAAAAGGAGACTTTCGGTAGcataattttgtcaatatttcaccTACATTGTATTTTCCTTTCAATTTCAGTGATATTTAAGTGTATTACTTTCCCTAAAATACCACAAGAAACATTTACAGCATTTTCAGATTTACATACTTTGCACTGATATTTTCAGAgtaatttttttgcatttttgtcattttaagaACAGATCCGTACTTTAGATTGCATAATGTTGTCAATATTTCACCTacattgtttttcatttcaatttcagttcaatttAAGTGTATTATTTTCCCTAAAACACCGCAAGAAACATTTACagcattttcatatttacataCTTTGCGCGGATATTTTCACAGTAATTTTTGCCTCTTTAAGAAAGGATCCGTACTTCAGATTGCATAATGTTGTCAATATTTCACCTACATTGTTtattaatttcaatttcagtgCAATTTTCCCTAAAACACCACAACATTTACagcattttcatatttacatacattgcacagatattttcacagtaattttttaggaaaaagcccaaatgcataaaatattatttgtagtttttactttttattctgtttttttttaatggttTATGGACATGTATTAACATCCAAATTCACTGCATTCTatgattaaataataacacacgccagcactGTCATGAGTACCAGCCTGAGGgagggcaacaaatcgtgatcttgcccgtgctagcatgtgttataaattttattacaccgaaaaAATACtgctgttttcgaaagtttgctTAGAATGCAGTCCagtgtcgatcgagactcgccACGGTGAAGCGTTCTATTTTTTGCTTGATCGtaatgctacatgaagttgaaggTCAATTTAAATTAACGTCTATAAAAACAAAGACAGTGTTGTTAaagcttttctcgtttaatcatTAATGTACTAAATGTCCTCTACTTCAGGTCCAGCCAATTTCTTGTACCTTTTGCGGCCACtgctttacagaaaattccaagcaaatgtacgcgatgatgtggtacgtgcagaaaggacgcgcggtattccagaacgtggtagcgggctatatcactgcacgcggcagggctatatcagcgcacgcgacagggctatatcacctaagccatgttctatcactttttgttctatatcacgtgagtgaggctcagccaatcacagtacctggataatacgtgaggtgtaataaataataataaaacatgTCGTGCAATTTTTCAACATATTCAGTTTCAGTGTGATATTTATTGGGTTGAAAGCTCAGTAACGGTAAAGCGTAACTCATGATAAACTTTGTTGTATTTTGACTAAATTCAAATCATAAACATTGTGCCGTGTGTATTGGCTCTGTGAATAAGATAAAAActggatatttcaacaaaatctaggGAAAACAAGACAGTTTATTCGATCAATGGAACAAAGTTTTAACTTGACATAAGTCATTTGTCACCAATAAGAGTGGTGACTACATGTACCAGATGGAAAACAAGATTCACATGCTTTAACAACAATATAACGATGTGGTGTACTTTAAACAAAGTCTGGTAATTTGCCATTTTATTCCACAgagttaaaaacaaacaaacagggaaaACCAAAGTTGTAAGTCAGAGATacaatgtatgtatttataatTATTCTGTTCCACATTGGGAATCTTGTGAAAGTTGTGGCAGACTTTGAAGGAagaaggtaattacacatggtTAGTGGAACTTTCTTATTATGAATTTCTGGAAAAAGGAAAACACAGTGAGAAATTTCAGAAATGATAAGAGTCCTGCTACAacaaaagccaaatgtcacttTCTTCATGTTCATCTTGGCAAGAGACAAGTCAGTTTGCTGGTGACACAGTGTATATCATGCACTCAAAATGGTTCTACAATCTATTGTCCTGAAAATACTGAAGAAGAGTCCGCCTCACATGTGCTGCATTTCCATGGTCCACAGCATTCACATTGCCAGCTGGCACATCAAATTCCTCTTGGCCATTTAACCACTGGTCATTAAATGGGTTGTCATGCCTTTTGCACAAGTTATGCAGAATGCAACATGATGCCACAATAGTTGGTATCATGTCAAGCACACAGTCATGGCGTTTAAGTAGGCACCGCCACCTACCCTTGAGATGAccaaatgcattttcaatgacCATTCTGGCTCTGCTCAGACGCCTGTTGAAGTAGTTTTCATCAGCTGTCAGTGAACCTGTGTCTGAGTATGGTTTCATCAGGTGTTTCTGTAATTGGTAGGCTGGGTCTCCAAGCAGCATAAGGGGAACTTCTGCATCCCCTATCTGTCTCGTTGTGTCTGGCAATAGTTGGTTGTCTGTTAGCCTCTGATGAAGTTTTGAATTGGCATAAACACGGGCATCATGTGCACTGCCTGGCCACCCAACGCACATGTCAACGAAACAGTATTTATCATCTGCAACAGCTTGTAATATAACAGAATGAAAATTCTTTCTGTTAAAGTAGTCCCTTGCATACTTCTCAGGTGCGATTATTGGGATGTGGGAAGCATCAATTGCCCCAACAACTTGAGGGAAACCCCAGCGCTGCTGGAAACTGTCAACCACTCTCTGTtaagaaaaataatataattaccATCAGTTTGTTGTAATATTGCACCTATTATGGGttgatgacaaaaaataaatccTTGCAGCTCATAATAGAAATATTACACAATACTGTGTTAAAACCTTGCCGCCAGGAAAAATATTCTAGATGTACATACAACTGACTGTTCTCTTCTTTTCCTTTGCTGGCTTCACTTTAAAGTTTATGCACCACTCAACTGAGATACTACTGATACTACTTTCACACAAGCAACGATAAACAATTCCAAAGACTGTCAAGTAGACACAGATTTTTTTCCCCAGAACAAAATGACATCGACCCATAAACTCAATGAAGATATCCTTTTCTTGTCACAAGCATGTCACAAATGCACAAATCTTTCTCATGTCATTCCATAGTGAAAAATAGAAGTCCTAATCAGAAGACAAGGATACTGAACTGGGGATGTACTGTAAAGTGATATTACAAACATAAGTCGATAGTGAACAAATAAATACACTGGATTAATTAATAAAGTAATTGTACCTCCAATTCGTTTCCACTTGGAAATCTAATAATCTCCTTCAAGAattcttcatttattttttgacatgtttcCTGAAAAATGCTGCAGGCTGTAGATCGGGCTACTCCAAACAGATGCCCGATTGTTCTGTATTCACAGTTGGTTGACAGTCTCCACAAAGTTAT
It encodes the following:
- the LOC139127979 gene encoding uncharacterized protein, which translates into the protein MFICNRLRRRIERVDTQMRRAVTVEMRLAITLWRLSTNCEYRTIGHLFGVARSTACSIFQETCQKINEEFLKEIIRFPSGNELERVVDSFQQRWGFPQVVGAIDASHIPIIAPEKYARDYFNRKNFHSVILQAVADDKYCFVDMCVGWPGSAHDARVYANSKLHQRLTDNQLLPDTTRQIGDAEVPLMLLGDPAYQLQKHLMKPYSDTGSLTADENYFNRRLSRARMVIENAFGHLKGRWRCLLKRHDCVLDMIPTIVASCCILHNLCKRHDNPFNDQWLNGQEEFDVPAGNVNAVDHGNAAHVRRTLLQYFQDNRL